GGTTTTCTCCTCCTTGTTGAAATCGTGATAACTGGTGAGTGGTGTCCCGATGTGATAATAGGTGCAAAGTTTTTGTGTGCGACGTGTGTCCTCAGCTGCAATAATGGCTACCTCTTGTAGAATGCGGATAGCCCGGAATGTCATATCTTCCAGATTTCCGATAGGTGTGCTGACAATATAGAGCGTTCCGGCCATGGTCTATTGAGGGAAAATGATATAGGGCAAGGTTGGAGATGGTACTGCGTGGGCCTGCCATTGTCCAGGAGGATCCAGTCGTACCTACCTTGTCTCTCAGTTGCCATATGAAAGGATATGAAGGATGGGTGACATCCATAGTTTGCAGGGTCAGGTGGCTCTGGTTACGGGAGGTGGAGTGGGCATTGGACGGGCCATTGCCCAGGCGTTTGTGGGACAACAGGCGGGAGTCGCTATTTGTGGAAGACGTGTGGAAGAATTAGAGCGCACAGCAGCCGATCTCATTCAGGCTGGCGGAGAAGTGCTTTCGGTACTATGCGATGTGACCCAACGGGTCGATGTTGAGCGTACCATGAAGAGGGTGATCCAGAATTTTGTAGGCTGGACATTCTTGTTAATAACGCAGGAGCATCAGGTCAAACGCCGATCCATGATCCGGATGAGTCCAAGTGGCAGAATATTCTTCAGGTGAATTTAACAGGCAGCAACTTGGTTTCTAAGCTCGCGATTCCATGTATGCTTACCCATCATTATGGATGTATCATTAATATCTCCTCCGTCCTGGGACGATTTGGCGTGAGGCAGGGTATTTGGCCTATTGTATAGCCATACATGGCATTTTAGGGTTCACCAAAGCTCTGGCACTGGAAGTCGCCTCTCAGGGCATAACGGTGAACGCTATTTGCCCAACGTGGGTGGATACCGCCATGGCCAGGCAGGGGATTGAAGAAACTGCCTCCAGCCTTGGGGTTTCGCCAGATGAATTTCGTGAAATCGCGATTAGTGCGATTCCGATAAAAAGAATGGCCGCAGCCGAGGAAGTGGCCAGTGTCGCCCTGTTCTTTGCTCACATGCGGCTAGTGCGATAACCGGTCAAGCCTTAAATGTTTGTGGTGGAACTACCGCGGCACTGTATAAGCGGATATAAGGTGTGATTTTCCTGGTCTTGGCAACGAATGAATGCTGGTAACTCATTGATTTTCTTGACCTTCTCTATGTCCAGTTCTATACTCGACATGGGTCATTGTGCATGTTCCTTTACTAGGTTGTTCAATGTCTGAATTACTGCCATATCTCACCATGGGCCTTTATTTTGGAGGCACGCTCCTTTTTCTTCTGTATCTCTGGCACCGTTCTGATGCCATCTCAAAAATTTCTCTTACGGCCACAGGTTTGGGGTTTGTTTCTCATACCACGGCCCTCATCATGGCTATGGTATCGACGGGGCATGTCCCTATCATGACATTTAAGGACGCGATGTCATTTTTTGCCTGGGGGTTAGTGCTGGTCTTTTTGGTTGTTGGCCTGAAACGAGGGTTGGAAGTGTTGGGCGCCTTTATCCTTCCACTGGCCTTTCTGTCTCTCGTTTCGGCAACCCTGGCTCCTCAGTCAGCCAGCACCCTTTCTCCGGTCTTTCAAACGGTCTGGGTGCATGTGACCCTGAGTATCCTGGGTACCATCGGATTTGCTGTGGCCTTTGTGGCCGGGCTGATGTATGTGATGCAGGAGCGTCTCTTGAAGTCCAAACAATTTAATGTGTTAGCTTTCAAGCTCCCACCGCTGGACTTTTTAGATTCTCTCAATCAACGATCTATCCTTTTTGGGTTTCCCTTATTGACCTTAGGAATTCTGACAGGGGCCGTTTCAGCCCAATTAACGATTGGGTCGTATTTGAGTTGGAACTCTGAGCAAATTTGGGCGTTAATTACCTGGTTCTTTTATTTCGCGGTCCTGATGGGAAGGGTGACGGCCGGATGGAGGGCGAAAAAAGCTGCCTATCTAACCATTGTGGGATTTGCCGGAGTAATTTTGACTTTTGTCGGCATCCTTATCAAAAGCCCTCAACCGATATCACCGTTATGAATATTATCGTGTTAGGCCTCAATCATCGGACGGCTTCCGTTGAACTTCGTGAATTACTGGCCATCCAGGATAGCCGGATGGGAGAAGCGTTGGGTCGGCTCATGGCGTATTCCGGAATTAAAGAGGCCATGTATCTGGGGACCTGCAACCGTGTTGAAGTATATGCCGTCGTGGAAAAAGGAGAATGGGGTTTTCGTCAATTGGAAGATTTTATGGTCTCAACACATTTCTCCTTATCTTCGGAGGATTTACTCCCTCACCTGTATCGATATAGTGATGACGAAGCCATCGCGCATTTATTTCGTGTATCGGCTAGTTTAGATTCCATGGTCGTGGGAGAACCACAGGTCCTGGGGCAAGTCAAAGAGGCCTATGAGCTGGCTCTGACCCATCGTTCGTCCGGAGTCATTCTTAATAAGGTCGTCAAGAAAGCTATTTCGGTAGGAAAAAGTATCCGGACGAACACGCGGATTGGGGAATATGCGGTTTCTGTCAGCTATGCCGCTGTGGAATTAGCCAAAAAAGTTTTTTCGAATTTAAAACAACGAGTCGTGTTGTTAGTCGGTGCCGGGGAGATGGGAAAGTTGGCGGCGCAACACCTGGTGAATCAGGGTGTAAAGGAGGTCCTCATTACCAATCGGAATCATCATCGTGCTTTCACACTGGCCGAGCGCTTTCATGGACAGGCGGTTCCCTATGAACAGCTTCGAAGCACGTTACCCAAGGTGGATATTGTGATATGCGCCACGGGGGCTCCTCACTATGTTATTACCAAGGATGATATCGAAATGGCGGTGTATCATCGAATGAATCGTCCCATGTTTTTGATTGATATCACAGTGCCTCGAAATATTGATCCGGCGGTCAAGGATGTTGATAACGCCTATGTGTTTGACATTGATGATCTCAAAGCCCATGTGGGGCATAATCAGGAAGAACGATTGAAAGAAGCCGAAACTGCCGAGCATATGGTCAGGGAAGAAGTCGGAAGTATGGTCGCCTGGGTTCGTGGCCTGGAAGCCACGCCCACTATTGTGGCCTTGAGAAAAAAAGCGGAAGAGATCAAACAAGGCGAGTTGGAGAAAGTCTTCGGTCGTCTGGGAGAATTGTCGCCGAAGGAGCGAGCTGCTATCGAAGGGCTGGCCTCGGCGATTGTGAATAAATTGCTCCATGGTCCGGTCGTGACCTTAAAATCAGAAGCGCAATCTCAAAATGGATTTGCGTTTATTGAAGCCGCCCGCCGGTTTTTTGAACTTCGTGAACGGGAGATTCACTCCGGAGAGATCCCGCTCCTGGAAGAGGAGACAGGTGATGGCGTCACCGAGGAGCCCCTGCCGCAGAAGGATGGTGTATGAATCAGGGGAAGAGTCGAACACGGTCTACGCTCATTGTGGGAACACGAGGAAGCCAATTGGCTATATGGCAGGCCGAATGGGTGCAAGGTCAGCTCAAAGCCCTTGCTCCGGATATTTCTGTCATTCTGAAGCGTATTCAAACCAGCGGAGATAAGATTCAAGATGTGCCGTTGGCCAAAATTGGAGGAAAAGGCCTGTTTGTCAAAGAAATCGAAGAAGCGTTGCTCAGACGAGATATTGATCTGGCCGTACATAGCATGAAAGATGTACCGTCAGAATTGCCTGAAGGGCTGGGGATTGTTTGTGTTCCCGAGCGGGAGGATCCCAGGGATGCGTTGATTGCCCGTGAAGGCCATACCTTGGCGACGTTGCCAATCGGTGCACGAGTCGGAACCAGTAGCTTGCGACGACAGGCGCAGTTGTTACATGCTCGTCCGGATCTTGAGATTGCGATGTTGCGTGGGAATGTTGATACACGACTTCGCAAGGTTCGCGAGGGTCAGTATGATGCCATTATTCTGGCCGCCTCCGGGCTCAAGCGCTTAGGATGGGATCAGGAAGTGACGGAGTATTTGTCCGTGGATGTGAGTCTGCCGGCAATTGGCCAAGGTTCATTGGGTCTGGAAGGACGGAACGATGATTCGTGGATTCGAGATCTGGTCGCTCAGTTTGAACATCGGCCAACTCGGATTGCGGTCACTGCCGAACGGGCGTTGCTTGCAGGGTTGGAAGGCGGATGCCAGGTTCCCATTGCAGGGTATGCGACACTCCAAGGGGACATCCTGACTCTGGATGGGTTAGTTACAAGCCTTGATGGGAAACGATATATCCGTCAAGTGGTATCGGGACCAGCGGGAGAAGCCGAATCAATTGGCACGCAGATGGCTGAACAATTGTTGGACGGTGGGGCGCAGCCCATTCTCCAGGAAATTTATGGGATGGCATGACCAAGTCAATTGCAATTCATGGTCGGGTGTTTTTGGTTGGAGCCGGTCCTGGAGATGCCAAGTTGCTGACCTTGCGAGGGAAAGAGTGTCTCGAGCAAGCTGACGTGGTGCTCTACGATCACCTGGCAAATCCAGAGTTGTTGAAATTTGCCCCTTCTCACGCCGAGTGTATTTACGTCGGCAGAAAAGGGCGTGGTGCTTATCGGGATCAGGCAGAGATTCACGCCTTGTTGGTTAGCAAAGCTCAAGAAGGCAAATGTGTCGTGCGACTCAAGGGGGGAGATCCTTTTGTGTTTGGCCGTGGAGGTGAAGAAGCCGAAGTGATCGCTGACGCTGAGATCCCCTTTGAAGTCGTCCCTGGAGTGACGGCTGCCGTGGCTGTGCCGGCTTATGCCGGCATTCCCGTGACACACCGGACCCTCGCCTCGACGGTTGCATTTGTGACCGGCCATGAAGATCCGACCAAACCATCGAGTGCCATGGAATGGCCGCGTTTCGCTTCGGCTGAAGGGACCCTTGTCTTTTTAATGGGCATGAAAAATCTTCCGCAGATTGTGGGCCGGCTCATTCAGGAAGGCAAGCCTGCAACGACTCCCGTTGCGGTGATCCGATGGGGGACCTATGCACGTCAACGAACAGTGGTGGGAACGTTATCCGACATTGTGGAATTAGCCTTTCAGGCAGACATGAGTCCGCCATCAGTGATTGTCGTGGGTGAAGTTGTTCGGTTACGTGAACGACTGAACTGGCATGAATCACGTCCTCTGTTTGGTCAAGGGGTTTTAGTGACCAGACCTCGTGCCCAGGCGCCGGCTCTTTCAAATTTGTTGGCGGCGCAGGGTGCGGAACCGGTGGAATGTCCTACGTTGGAGATTCATCCTCCTGATAGCTGGGCACCTGTGGATGAGGCGATTGCTGCGATTTCGACATACGACTGGGTGATTTTCACGAGTGTGAATGGCGTGCAATCCTTCATGGAACGTCTCTGGTTTCATCACAAAGATGTGAGGAGCTTGGCCGGAATCCGTCTGTGTTGTATTGGTCCTCGGACCCGGGAAGAGGCTGCTCGTTGGGGGATTGCCTCGGATCTGGTTCCCCAAGATTTTCAGGCCGAGGGGATTTTGCAGGACCTCGGCGGGTTAGGGGTCGCCAATCAACGGATATTGATTCCTCGAGCCAAAGTGGCACGGGAAATTCTTCCTGACCAGTTGAAAGCCATGGGTGCCACCGTTCATGTGGTTCATGCCTATCAAGCTCTTCCTCCTATCGTCGATATGGGCCCTCTTCGTGATCGACTGCGCAACAGGGAAATTCAATATGTGACCTTTACCAGTTCTTCAACAGTGAAAAATTTTTGCCAGTTGTTCGAGAATCGTCAAGAATTGCAGGAATTGACACGGCATTTGATCGTGGCCGTTATTGGCCCGATCACCGCTCACACCGTTCAGGAAGAAGGGCTGTCGGTGGATGTCATGGCGTTGGAAAACACGGTTCCGGCGTTGGTCGATGCCATGATCATTCACGCCCAGCAAAATCCCAAGGATACGCGATTGGTATCGTCTTCATAAATATTCTATGGTGGAGAAGGTTCTGAACACCACGTTTTGTTAACCGATAGATGGGAGGAGTAGCGTCATGGTTCCTGTAAAATCTTGTATGGTCCCGGTAGACAAAATTGTCAAAGTTGACCGGGATATTTTAGTCAAGACCGCTGCAGAAATGATGCGGGATAATGGAATCGGGAGTGTGATTGTGACCAGTGGAGAGGAAATTATCGGCATTTTAACTGATACGGATTTGGTTCGAAGGGTGGTCGCTGCGGGTGCGGACCCGATGCGGACGACGGTCGAAAAAATTATGTCCGCTCCGATTGTCAGTATCGAGGCCGATCGAACCCTGTTGGATGCAAATGATTTAATGGCTAAAGAACATATTCGGCACCTGGGAGTTACCCAGGCTGGAACCATGGTGGGGATGATTTCTGTTCGGGATCTCGTGGTCTTTTTAACAAATCTTCCTCGAAAATAAGGACGAGTATGGGATTTCCGGTTCATCGTTTACGTCGTTTGCGGCAACATGAATCCCTTCGCCGCATGGTCAGGGAGACGCACCTGAGTCCGGCTGATTTCATCTTTCCCTTGTTTGTGACCTTTGGGGAGAATAAGCAAGAACCGATCGCTTCGATGCCTGGTCAATGGCGGTGGTCTGTGGATCGGGTCGTTCAGGAAGCCAAAGATGCCTGGGAATTAGGGATTCCGGCCGTCATCTTATTTGGGATTCCTGAACACAAAGACGAGCGTGGATCTTCCGCCTATGAAAAGGATGGGATTGTTCAGCGTGCAGTTCGGGCGCTTAAAGACCATTTGCCCGATTTAATGGTGATCACCGATGTGTGTATTGATGAATATACTTCGCATGGTCATTGCGGAATTGTTCGAGACGGACGGATTCTCAATGATGAAACGCTGGAGTGCCTTCAGGCAATGGCGCTGAGTCATGTGGAAGCGGGGGTGGATATGGTTGCTCCTTCCGATATGATGGATGGCCGGGTTGCCGCGATTCGACAGGCATTGGACCAACAGGGATTTTCTGAAATGCCCATCATGGCCTATTCTGCCAAGTATGCTTCGGCGTTGTATGCTCCGTTTCGTGATGCGGCCTTTTCGAGCCCATCTTTTGGGGACCGACGGTCCTACCAAATGGATGCAGCCAATGCGAGGGAAGCGTTGCGTGAGGTGGAACTGGACATTCAGGAGGGGGCCGATATCGTGATGGTGAAGCCAGCCTTGTTTTATTTGGATATTCTGCGACGAGTTCGCGAACTTGTGGCCGTTCCCGTGGCGGCGTATCAAGTGAGTGGGGAATACAGCATGATCAAGGCCGGTGCGCAGTTAGGCTGGGTCAATGAAGCTTCGGTGATGATGGAAAGTTTACTCGCGATTAAACGCGCAGGGGCGGATTTGATCCTCACATATTTTGCCAAAGAGGCTGCATGTCTCCTCACCCGTGACGGTGTATGAAAATTTCTCGAGGATTACCGACGGTTCGTCCCGCTCCCTGTCCTGTTCTCACCATTGGCAATTTTGATGGCCAGCATTTGGGACACCGTGCTCTTGTACAGGCTGTCGTAGATTGTGCCCGGCAGATCAATGGATATCCTATGGTGTTGTCCTTTGCTCCGCATCCTGTCGAGGTGTTGCGTCCCGGCTCTGTCCATAAATTTTTATCTGATGACCATGAAAAGATTGCGTTCTTTGAACGTCTAGGAGTCGGGGAGCTGGTGATTCTCCCTTTCACCAAGGAATTAGCCGGTCTTCGGCCGGATGAGTTTGTTCGTCAGGTTCTCCATGACGGGCTTGGAATCCGAAAGCTGTTTGTTGGAGAAAATTTTGTATTCGGTAAGGAACGAAGTGGAGGAGTGAAGGATCTGATTGCATTGGGGACACAAGCAGATTTTTCGGTTGAGCCAATGGCGCCCGTCATTGTGGGACAGAAGGTGGTGAGTTCGACGCGCATTCGCCAATGCCTGACCGTTGGAGACGTGGGGCAGGGTGCACAATGTTTGGGGCGCCCTTATATGCTAGAGGGTATTGTGATTTCCGGGGAGAAGCGAGGGAAACAGTTTGGATGGCCGACGGCCAATCTTCGACTCCCCGGGCATCGTGTTCTTCCTGCGGATGGTGTGTATGCCACCCTGACAGTGTTGAAAGGGGAATGTCTGGATTCCATTGCCTATATCGGCACGCGGCCAACGTTTTCTGAAGAGGAACGTTTATTGGAAGTGCATATGTTTGATAAGACTCTTCAGCTATATGGGGAAGATATTTCAGTGCATTTTATTGAAAGAGTGCGAGGGGATATGGTGTTTGCCAATTCCCAGGATCTCGTGAGTCAAATGGACCAGGATGGCCGGCGAGCCAGGGAGATCTTGCGGAACTATTCAGGAGGACCACGAATTCCTGCGGTCGTTCAGGGGGAAAGTGTATAGATGAATCGTTTAAGTCCCGTGGTTGGAATGGAAGGAAAAGTTGATCGGGCTATTCGAGCTAAGGGATTATTGGCGTCTGGAGATCGGATCGTGGCGGCGGTTTCCGGCGGCCCTGATTCTGTAGCCCTTTTTAGGTGTTTGGTGGAGTTGCGCACCCGGTGGCATTGGGACATCAGTATTGGACATGTGGACCATGGATTTCGCGGAGCTGAAAGTGAAGGGGATGCGAAGTTCGTGCAGGATTTAGGTGAAAGATTTGGAGTGCCCGTTATGGTTCGCCGGCTCCATCTGAATAAAGATGACGCAAAATTGAAGAAGGAGTCACTCCAGGAATATGCCAGAAGAGCGCGGTACCGGGCATTAGAGCAAATGGTCCTTGACCGAAAGGCAACAAAGTTAGTGCTTGGTCATACGGCAGACGATCAAGCCGAGACGGTTCTTATGTGGATGCTACGTGGGTGTGGAACCGGTGGATTAGGCGGCATCCCTCCCAAACGAGGAATGTATGTCGTTCGTCCCTTGCTTGATATCCATCGAAGTGAGATTGTGGCGTATCTGAAGGAGAGGGAGGAGGAATCCAGATTGGATTCCTCCAATGTTCAACCGGTGTATCTCCGGAATCGCATTCGTCAGCACCTGATTCCTCAATTGAAACAGTACTCGCCAGGGATTGTGAACGTGTTGACCCGGCAGGCACATATACTACGGGATGATCATGCATACCTGGAGACATTAGCGGATGAAGCGTTCCAGCGCACGTGTATGTCAGACGTCATGGGAGAACGGCAATTTGACCGTATGGCGCTTTTAAACGTACCGTTACCTATTCGTCGGAGGGTGGTCCGCCAGAGTCTTCAGATCATTGCGGGACACCAGCAGAGTCCGAGGTTCGACTTTGTGGAACGGGTATTAGATCGGTTAGAGCATGGGCAGTCGGGTTGGACGATGGAATTTAATGGCATGCGGGTTGGACAGGAATATGATCGTCTGGTGATGTGCTCCTGTGAGGAAATGCATCAACCTGATAAGGATTATTCCAAGGTAAGCGTGATGCCTTTATCCATCCCTGGTGAGGTGGTTTGGCTCCCCACGGGGCACCATTTTTCAGTTTCCAGAAAATTATCTCCAGTAATGAATGGCCAGGCGACCCACTCAGAGATTTATCTTGATCCGGCGAAATTTACTCCTGAATTAATGTTACGACGTTGGATGCCTGGAGATATTTTTTGTCCCAAGGGACTTGGTGGCCGACAAAAAAAAATCCAGGATTTTTTTTCGGATCTTAAATTGCCCCGTTCCCAGCGGAACAAGGTGCCTTTATTGGTTGCCCCTGAGGGAATTGTTTGGGTTGCTGGATTACGAGCAGATGAACGTTTCCAGGTTTCATCATCTACGACCTCGGTCGTCGTGGCCAGGATGATCATGTAATATGGAAGTCTCTATGGATCAAATATTTGGAAAACCCCTGGTGACGCAAGAAGCCATGAGGGCGCGCATTAAGGATCTGGGCAAGCAAATTTCTCAGGATTATCAAGATAAGGATCTTTTGGTTGTCGGGGTGCTCAAAGGGGCCTATGTGTTTTTTGCCGATCTGGTTCGAGTCATCCGATTGCCTATTCAGATTGATTTTCTGATTGCCAAAAGTCACAAAACCATCGGTAGTTCGGCCAAAAAGGTGAAAGTGTGGTCAGAGTTGACAGAAAAGATTCATAATCGCCATGTGTTGCTGGTAGAAGATATCGTGGACTCTGGAGTAACTGCTCAGTTTTTAGTCAAAACGTTGATGAGGAAGAAGCCAGCCTCTGTGGCTGTCTGCGCGTTGATTAGTAAGCCTGCCAATCGGAAGGTGGAGGTTGATTTGCGGTATGTGGGGTTTGAAGTGCCTTCGACCTATGTTGTGGGATATGGGCTGGATTTTAAGCAAAAATATCGAAATCTTCCTTACCTAGCTAAACTCGACCCAAAGTTGGTTCGAGAAGACTCGCAGGCTTAATGCGGTTGTCAGTTCTAAAAAGTGCGTGATAGAATCAATTGGTTAAGCTAATGGCTGGACGTTACGGCTCTTTATGACATTTGAATTGCTAAGGGGGTTACCCTCGGTATGAATTCTCGGGTGAAAAACTTACTGTTTTGGGTGTTTGTCTGTTTGTTCATGATTTTGTTGTTCAATCTCTTTACGGTGCCCAATCAGCATCCTGAAGATCCCGTCATCTTTAGTGACTTTATGGCTCACTTGGAAAAAGGGGATGTTGAACGAGTTATCATCAAGAACAATAATATCAGTGCGATTTTGAAAGATGGTACCCGGATCCAAACCTATTCGGTTGAGTATCCAGACCTGGTTAAGGTTTTGCAGGAAAAATCCGTACAAATTGAAGCCAAACCACCTGAAGATAATCCCTGGTACATCACCTTCCTGCTCTCCTGGGGACCATTTGTACTCTTTTTGGGATTGTGGTTTTTCCTGATGCGTCAAATGCAGATGGGCGGCAACCGGGCTCTGTCCTTTGGGAAAAGCCGTGCCCGCCTTCTGACCGAGGAGAAGAAAAAAATTACGTTTGCGGATGTCGCGGGGGTGGATGAGGCAAAAGAGGAAGTGGTGGAAATCATTGATTTTCTGAAAGACCCCGCAAAATTCCAAAAATTAGGGGGGCGTATTCCTAAGGGAGTCTTGATTGTTGGGCCTCCAGGTACGGGAAAAACCCTGTTAGCCAAAGCGATTGCTGGCGAGGCTGGTGTGCCGTTTTTCAGCATTAGTGGATCGGATTTTGTAGAAATGTTTGTCGGAGTTGGGGCTTCCCGGGTTCGAGATCTCTTTGAGCAGGGGAAAAAGCATGCGCCATGTATCATTTTTATTGATGAAATCGATGCGGTAGGCCGATTGCGTGGCGCCGGTCTTGGGGGAGGGCATGATGAACGGGAGCAAACACTCAATCAATTATTAGTTGAAATGGATGGGTTTGATACCACGGAAGGCGTGATCCTGATTGCGGCGACCAATAGGCCTGATGTGCTGGACCCTGCCTTGTTAAGACCAGGCCGGTTTGATCGGCAAGTTGTCGTGAATCGTCCTGACGTTCGTGGGAGAGGGGAAATTCTCAAGGTTCATACTAAAAAAGTCCCTGTCTCGTCAGATGTGGATTTGGAACAAATTGCCAGAGGGACTCCAGGTTTCTCCGGGGCTGATTTGGAAAATCTGGTTAACGAAGCCGCCTTGTGGGCTGCTCGCCTGGATAAAAAAACTGTTGACCAAATCGACTTTGAAAACGCCAAAGATAAGGTCTTAATGGGGGTCGAACGCAAGAGCATGGTTCTGACTGAGGAAGAAAAGCGCACGACGGCGTTTCATGAGGCTGGTCATGCTTTGATGGCGAAACTCTTACCAGGAACGGATCCTGTTCATAAGGTCACCATTATCCCTCGGGGGCGGGCTTTGGGCATGACGATGCAACTGCCCATCGATGACCGACATAGTTACTCGAAGGACTTTTTGTACAACACACTCTCCATTCTGTTTGGGGGACGCGTGGCTGAAGAATTAATATTTAAAAGCGTGACGACTGGGGCTGGAAACGATATTGAGCGGGCCACTGATTTGGCGAGAAAAATGGTTTGCGAATGGGGTATGAGTGAAAAATTAGGTCCGTTGACATTTGGGAAAAAAGACGAAGAAGTTTTCCTTGGACGTGATTTTGGTTCTCGTCGAGATTTTAGTGATCAAGTGGCTTTAGAAATCGACAAGGAAGTGAAACGGCTTGTAGTTGAATCTTATGAACGAACAACCAGGATGCTAACCGAACACATTCATACATTACGGGCCATCGCTGAAGCGTTGTTGGAAAAAGAGGTGTTAGACGGCATCGAAATTGAAAAAATTGTTCAACAGTCATCTTCGCTTGAGCAAGCTGCAGCAGTGTAACGAGATTTCCCAATTTTTCATCAATTGATAGCCAGGGAATTTTCGTCTCCAGCTGAGCTGGTTTATTTCCATACACCCCCTTATGAAAAAATCAAATGTTGGAACCCCTTGTTTCCATTGAGATCATGTTTCTTTATCCACCGTGGGTATAGAGCATGTTAATTGGGCCCATCACTATTGTGAGGGCTTCCCCCCTAAGAGTTTTTCTACCAAACATACCCCCACTTTTCTTTGTCCATTCGCGGCTTTTCTACTCGTTCAATTTGTTGAAATGTATAGAGCAGCAAGTCCTATTTAATAGTTACAACCCATCATGACAATGAGTTGGTTAACCGCATAAGCACATGAAACCCGCAGCTGTCGCTGGTTCCACTTTTTCTGCAATCCGATGCCGGGAAAAGACAATACCCATTGGGTCAAAGGTCTTAATTATGGGTATTTTGAATATGACCCCGGATTCTTTTTCTGAGGATGGACATTTCCTCAACCCTGAGGCAGCCATTGAACGAGCACAACAGATGATTGCCGAGGGAGCGGACGTAATTGATATCGGGGGAGAATCGACGAGGCCTGGAGCGTTATATGTGGACAAGGATGAGGAAATAAATCGCATTGCTCCCATTCTGACCGTGTTGAGAAAACTCACCAATATCCCGATTTCTATTGATACCCGCAAAGCTGCTGTGGCTCGAACCGCATTGGATCTAGGAGCCGATATCATCAATGATGTGAGCGCACTTCAAGATGATCCTCGAATGGCTCAATTAATTCAAGAAACCGGAGCGGGGTTGGTCCTTATGCACCGGCAAGGGCATAGTATAAATATGCAGCATGCCCCGCAATATAATGATGTCATAGTTGAAATTAAAGACTTTTTATCTGAACGGGTCTCCATGGCTCGATCGATGGGGATTCCGGCCGATCATATTATGATTGATCCGGGAATCGGGTTTGGAAAAACCCTTGATCATAATTTAAAAATTCTTGGTAACATTGGGGAATTTCTTCCATTGGGACACCCTATTTTAATTGGGGTGTCACGGAAAGCCTTTATTGGCACATTAACGGGAAAGCCGGTTGGAAAACGGGAATTCGGGAATGCTGTTGCGGTGGCCGCTGCTGTCTGGCAGGGAGCACATATGGTACGGGTACATGAGGTGGGGGCCATGCACGATGCTATTAAGGTGGCTCAAGCTTTACAAAATTTGTGCGACAAGTAATAGGGTCGGTGGTAAGATCTCTCCCCGCGGCGTTTTCATCGCTTCGTCCGGCTTACGACAATTGCTTGGCCTGGATTGTTTGAATTGTCTTT
Above is a window of Candidatus Nitrospira neomarina DNA encoding:
- a CDS encoding SDR family oxidoreductase, whose translation is MAYCIAIHGILGFTKALALEVASQGITVNAICPTWVDTAMARQGIEETASSLGVSPDEFREIAISAIPIKRMAAAEEVASVALFFAHMRLVR
- a CDS encoding cytochrome C assembly family protein, with product MSELLPYLTMGLYFGGTLLFLLYLWHRSDAISKISLTATGLGFVSHTTALIMAMVSTGHVPIMTFKDAMSFFAWGLVLVFLVVGLKRGLEVLGAFILPLAFLSLVSATLAPQSASTLSPVFQTVWVHVTLSILGTIGFAVAFVAGLMYVMQERLLKSKQFNVLAFKLPPLDFLDSLNQRSILFGFPLLTLGILTGAVSAQLTIGSYLSWNSEQIWALITWFFYFAVLMGRVTAGWRAKKAAYLTIVGFAGVILTFVGILIKSPQPISPL
- the hemA gene encoding glutamyl-tRNA reductase, producing MNIIVLGLNHRTASVELRELLAIQDSRMGEALGRLMAYSGIKEAMYLGTCNRVEVYAVVEKGEWGFRQLEDFMVSTHFSLSSEDLLPHLYRYSDDEAIAHLFRVSASLDSMVVGEPQVLGQVKEAYELALTHRSSGVILNKVVKKAISVGKSIRTNTRIGEYAVSVSYAAVELAKKVFSNLKQRVVLLVGAGEMGKLAAQHLVNQGVKEVLITNRNHHRAFTLAERFHGQAVPYEQLRSTLPKVDIVICATGAPHYVITKDDIEMAVYHRMNRPMFLIDITVPRNIDPAVKDVDNAYVFDIDDLKAHVGHNQEERLKEAETAEHMVREEVGSMVAWVRGLEATPTIVALRKKAEEIKQGELEKVFGRLGELSPKERAAIEGLASAIVNKLLHGPVVTLKSEAQSQNGFAFIEAARRFFELREREIHSGEIPLLEEETGDGVTEEPLPQKDGV
- the hemC gene encoding hydroxymethylbilane synthase is translated as MNQGKSRTRSTLIVGTRGSQLAIWQAEWVQGQLKALAPDISVILKRIQTSGDKIQDVPLAKIGGKGLFVKEIEEALLRRDIDLAVHSMKDVPSELPEGLGIVCVPEREDPRDALIAREGHTLATLPIGARVGTSSLRRQAQLLHARPDLEIAMLRGNVDTRLRKVREGQYDAIILAASGLKRLGWDQEVTEYLSVDVSLPAIGQGSLGLEGRNDDSWIRDLVAQFEHRPTRIAVTAERALLAGLEGGCQVPIAGYATLQGDILTLDGLVTSLDGKRYIRQVVSGPAGEAESIGTQMAEQLLDGGAQPILQEIYGMA
- the cobA gene encoding uroporphyrinogen-III C-methyltransferase — translated: MTKSIAIHGRVFLVGAGPGDAKLLTLRGKECLEQADVVLYDHLANPELLKFAPSHAECIYVGRKGRGAYRDQAEIHALLVSKAQEGKCVVRLKGGDPFVFGRGGEEAEVIADAEIPFEVVPGVTAAVAVPAYAGIPVTHRTLASTVAFVTGHEDPTKPSSAMEWPRFASAEGTLVFLMGMKNLPQIVGRLIQEGKPATTPVAVIRWGTYARQRTVVGTLSDIVELAFQADMSPPSVIVVGEVVRLRERLNWHESRPLFGQGVLVTRPRAQAPALSNLLAAQGAEPVECPTLEIHPPDSWAPVDEAIAAISTYDWVIFTSVNGVQSFMERLWFHHKDVRSLAGIRLCCIGPRTREEAARWGIASDLVPQDFQAEGILQDLGGLGVANQRILIPRAKVAREILPDQLKAMGATVHVVHAYQALPPIVDMGPLRDRLRNREIQYVTFTSSSTVKNFCQLFENRQELQELTRHLIVAVIGPITAHTVQEEGLSVDVMALENTVPALVDAMIIHAQQNPKDTRLVSSS
- a CDS encoding CBS domain-containing protein is translated as MVPVKSCMVPVDKIVKVDRDILVKTAAEMMRDNGIGSVIVTSGEEIIGILTDTDLVRRVVAAGADPMRTTVEKIMSAPIVSIEADRTLLDANDLMAKEHIRHLGVTQAGTMVGMISVRDLVVFLTNLPRK
- the hemB gene encoding porphobilinogen synthase, coding for MGFPVHRLRRLRQHESLRRMVRETHLSPADFIFPLFVTFGENKQEPIASMPGQWRWSVDRVVQEAKDAWELGIPAVILFGIPEHKDERGSSAYEKDGIVQRAVRALKDHLPDLMVITDVCIDEYTSHGHCGIVRDGRILNDETLECLQAMALSHVEAGVDMVAPSDMMDGRVAAIRQALDQQGFSEMPIMAYSAKYASALYAPFRDAAFSSPSFGDRRSYQMDAANAREALREVELDIQEGADIVMVKPALFYLDILRRVRELVAVPVAAYQVSGEYSMIKAGAQLGWVNEASVMMESLLAIKRAGADLILTYFAKEAACLLTRDGV